A single genomic interval of Dyella sp. GSA-30 harbors:
- a CDS encoding amino acid aminotransferase, whose product MSLFASVEMTPGDPILGMTEAFVADQRPGKVNLGVGIYCDEQGKIPLLRAVREVEEAMAREGKPRGYLPIDGLAAYDQATQRLVFGAESALLEAGRVATSQTIGGSGALRVGADLLRKALPKAKIAISSPSWENHRVVFTAAGFEVVDYAYYDAATHGLDFPGMLADLGKLEPGTVVLLHACCHNPTGVDLTVEQWQQVVELVKERNLLPFIDMAYQGFDKGTDADAAAVRLFAASGIDSFVVANSYSKSFSLYGERVGALSIVGANREEAQRVQSLVKRTIRSNYSSPATHGGALVAGVLGSAELRALWESELTEMRERIHAMRAGMVEKLAAQGLGRYEFIQRQAGMFSYSGLSKAQVDRLREEFAIYAIGTGRICVAALNRANLDTVVNAVAAVSK is encoded by the coding sequence GTGTCCCTTTTTGCTTCCGTTGAAATGACCCCGGGCGATCCGATCCTCGGGATGACCGAGGCCTTCGTGGCCGACCAGCGCCCGGGCAAGGTGAACCTTGGCGTGGGCATCTACTGCGACGAACAAGGCAAGATTCCGCTGCTGCGCGCCGTGCGCGAAGTGGAAGAAGCGATGGCGCGCGAGGGCAAACCGCGCGGTTACCTGCCGATCGATGGCCTGGCCGCTTATGACCAGGCCACCCAGCGCCTCGTATTCGGTGCCGAATCGGCGCTGCTCGAGGCAGGGCGCGTGGCTACCTCGCAGACCATCGGCGGCAGCGGCGCGCTGCGCGTCGGCGCGGATCTGCTGCGCAAGGCGCTGCCCAAGGCCAAGATCGCGATCAGCAGCCCGAGCTGGGAAAACCACCGCGTGGTGTTCACGGCGGCGGGTTTCGAAGTAGTCGATTACGCCTATTACGACGCCGCTACGCATGGCCTGGATTTCCCCGGCATGCTGGCCGATCTGGGCAAGCTCGAACCCGGCACCGTCGTATTGCTGCACGCCTGCTGCCATAACCCGACCGGCGTCGATCTGACCGTCGAGCAGTGGCAACAGGTGGTCGAACTGGTGAAGGAGCGCAACCTGCTGCCCTTTATCGACATGGCGTACCAGGGCTTCGACAAGGGCACCGACGCGGACGCTGCCGCGGTGCGCCTGTTTGCTGCCTCGGGCATCGATTCGTTCGTCGTGGCCAATTCGTATTCGAAGTCGTTCTCGCTGTACGGCGAGCGCGTCGGCGCCTTGTCGATCGTCGGTGCCAACCGCGAAGAAGCGCAGCGCGTGCAGTCGCTGGTCAAGCGCACCATTCGATCGAACTACTCCAGCCCGGCCACGCATGGCGGCGCTTTGGTGGCCGGCGTGCTCGGCAGTGCCGAACTGCGCGCGCTGTGGGAAAGCGAGCTGACCGAAATGCGCGAACGCATCCATGCGATGCGTGCGGGCATGGTCGAGAAGCTGGCCGCGCAAGGCTTGGGCCGGTATGAATTCATCCAGCGCCAGGCCGGCATGTTTTCGTATTCGGGCCTGAGCAAGGCGCAGGTCGATCGCTTGCGTGAAGAGTTCGCCATCTATGCGATCGGCACCGGTCGTATCTGCGTGGCGGCGCTCAATCGCGCGAATCTCGATACGGTGGTCAACGCCGTCGCCGCTGTCAGCAAATAA
- a CDS encoding DUF1656 domain-containing protein: MPREIAIGGALIPGLLPIFLGCLLLLWIIDAIVGRFGLYRYVWHPPLFRVALFVCLFGVAGLLLLP, encoded by the coding sequence ATGCCTCGTGAAATCGCTATCGGCGGTGCGCTGATTCCCGGCCTGCTCCCAATCTTTCTCGGTTGTCTGCTGCTGCTTTGGATCATCGATGCGATCGTCGGTCGCTTCGGTCTCTATCGCTACGTCTGGCACCCACCCCTGTTTCGCGTTGCCCTGTTCGTTTGCCTGTTCGGCGTTGCCGGCCTTTTGCTGCTTCCCTAA
- a CDS encoding DUF417 family protein: MNTPLNTSASNLSYVTQGYSEPKKALVSLSGTFEMRLFSAVMVLIFFMFGYTKWFDYEAQGLVPLIGNSPILGWMHTAFGVHGASYALGVAEWSIGLLLLAGLRWAPAAFLGALGSIVTFAITPTMIFSTPGAWQASAGGFPAMGGATSFLIKDLVLLAVSIAMLRHTVRAWLAKK, encoded by the coding sequence TTGAACACTCCACTTAATACATCTGCCTCGAATCTGTCGTACGTCACGCAAGGATATTCCGAACCGAAGAAGGCGCTCGTCTCGCTGTCCGGTACGTTCGAGATGCGTCTGTTCAGCGCCGTCATGGTGCTCATCTTCTTCATGTTCGGCTATACGAAGTGGTTCGATTACGAAGCACAGGGCCTCGTTCCGTTGATCGGCAACAGTCCGATCCTCGGCTGGATGCATACGGCTTTCGGCGTGCACGGAGCCAGCTACGCGCTGGGCGTGGCCGAATGGAGCATCGGCTTGTTGTTATTGGCCGGTCTTCGCTGGGCGCCTGCAGCCTTTCTCGGCGCCCTGGGTTCGATCGTGACGTTCGCGATCACGCCGACGATGATTTTTTCGACGCCAGGCGCATGGCAGGCTTCTGCCGGCGGTTTTCCCGCCATGGGCGGCGCCACCAGCTTTCTGATCAAGGATCTGGTGCTGCTCGCCGTGTCCATCGCTATGCTGCGCCACACCGTGCGTGCGTGGCTCGCGAAGAAATGA
- a CDS encoding GNAT family protein — MPLPLAVLEDDHVALEPLQHDHIPGLEAAAADGELWNLWFTSAPAPGKMGQYVDKALAGHQAGLMLPFAVREKRSGEIVGTTRFYDYVDDPRRVAIGYTWYAKRWQKSHVNTACKRLLLKHAFETLGCVAVEFHTDHRNQDSQRAIERLGAVREGVLRNHKRRPDGSLRDTVCYSILDREWADVEKWLGLRLGRLIGTRP; from the coding sequence ATGCCCCTGCCCCTAGCCGTGCTGGAAGACGACCACGTCGCCCTCGAGCCGCTGCAACACGATCACATTCCGGGCCTGGAAGCGGCTGCTGCCGATGGCGAACTCTGGAACCTGTGGTTCACCAGTGCACCAGCACCCGGCAAGATGGGCCAATACGTAGACAAGGCCCTGGCCGGTCATCAGGCGGGATTGATGCTGCCGTTCGCGGTTCGCGAAAAGCGCAGCGGTGAAATCGTTGGCACCACGCGTTTCTATGACTATGTGGACGATCCGCGTCGCGTGGCCATCGGCTATACCTGGTATGCGAAACGTTGGCAGAAAAGCCACGTCAACACCGCCTGCAAACGCCTGTTGCTTAAGCACGCATTCGAAACGCTCGGCTGCGTGGCAGTGGAATTTCACACCGATCATCGCAACCAGGATTCGCAGCGCGCGATCGAACGGCTGGGCGCCGTGCGCGAAGGCGTGCTGCGCAACCACAAGCGCCGGCCTGATGGCTCACTACGCGATACGGTTTGCTACAGCATTCTCGATCGCGAATGGGCGGATGTGGAGAAGTGGCTGGGTTTGCGGCTTGGGCGGTTGATTGGCACGCGGCCTTAA
- a CDS encoding DUF465 domain-containing protein has protein sequence MPVQDPAQIAHLLAELRIEHRDLDAAIEHMAAAIGRDELQLTRMKKRKLLLKDAIARLESKLIPDLDA, from the coding sequence ATGCCGGTTCAAGATCCCGCCCAAATCGCCCATCTCCTGGCCGAGCTGCGGATCGAGCACCGCGACCTGGACGCCGCCATCGAGCATATGGCCGCGGCCATCGGCCGCGACGAGCTGCAGCTGACGCGAATGAAAAAGCGCAAACTCTTGCTCAAGGACGCGATCGCGCGCCTGGAAAGCAAGCTCATTCCTGATCTGGACGCCTGA
- a CDS encoding SprT family zinc-dependent metalloprotease — protein MAQHLEGDWLELATTGGNVIRVQKSVHPRSRRLRLTVTPKGARVTYPNGTHPAQVSAFLRSHADWLEQKLDELHLVTKPLPPLRLGYATDFPLRGEVTKLEWAEGPYPKVEPFDGGLTLIIPRPHTRALPVARGLLASYFEAQIRRDVSRWLAGYVPQLGLAPTALRIRPMKSLWGSLDTRDRINLDLALALAPPTALRYVLVHELCHLRVRSHSRRFWTQVESLFPEWREERDWLRQNGAILKAELDRLIADVAD, from the coding sequence ATGGCGCAGCATCTGGAAGGCGACTGGTTGGAACTGGCAACCACGGGTGGCAACGTCATCCGCGTGCAGAAGAGCGTGCATCCACGCTCGCGTCGTCTGCGCCTCACCGTCACGCCCAAGGGCGCGCGCGTTACGTACCCCAATGGCACGCATCCGGCGCAAGTGAGCGCGTTCCTGCGCAGTCATGCGGACTGGCTGGAGCAGAAGCTCGACGAACTGCATCTGGTCACCAAGCCGCTGCCGCCGTTGCGTCTGGGTTATGCCACCGATTTTCCGTTGCGCGGTGAGGTGACCAAGCTGGAGTGGGCCGAAGGTCCGTATCCGAAGGTCGAGCCGTTCGATGGTGGCCTGACCTTGATCATTCCACGCCCGCATACGCGGGCGTTACCTGTCGCGCGCGGTCTGCTTGCATCGTATTTCGAAGCGCAGATTCGTCGCGATGTATCGCGCTGGCTTGCCGGTTACGTGCCGCAGTTGGGGTTGGCGCCTACGGCATTGCGTATTCGTCCGATGAAAAGCCTCTGGGGCAGTCTGGACACGCGTGATCGCATCAATCTCGATCTTGCGCTCGCGCTCGCGCCGCCGACCGCGCTGCGCTATGTGCTGGTGCACGAGCTTTGCCATCTGAGAGTGCGCAGCCACTCGCGGCGTTTCTGGACACAGGTGGAAAGCCTGTTTCCCGAATGGCGTGAAGAACGCGACTGGCTGCGCCAAAATGGGGCGATTCTGAAGGCCGAGCTCGATCGGCTGATCGCCGACGTTGCCGATTAA
- the ttcA gene encoding tRNA 2-thiocytidine(32) synthetase TtcA produces MSAQPEPSRKQAYEAGKLAKRLRHQVGQAIADFNMIEAGDKVMVCLSGGKDSYTMLDLLLSLQVKAPVRFELIAVNLDQKQPDFPEHVLPEYLRGRGVPFHIIEQDTYSTVTRVIPAGKTMCSLCSRLRRGALYRWASENGITKIALGHHRDDILGTFFLNLFYQGSLKAMPPKLRSDDGSHVVIRPMAYCKESDIAEYAQAREFPIIPCNLCGSQENLQRKAVKRMLEDWERQQPGRSETIFRALGNVAPSQLTDRALFDFASLGARVDAPPVDIHAWLAGTSDDA; encoded by the coding sequence ATGTCCGCCCAGCCCGAACCCTCTCGCAAGCAGGCCTACGAGGCCGGCAAGCTCGCCAAGCGCCTGCGTCATCAGGTCGGCCAGGCGATCGCCGACTTCAACATGATCGAGGCCGGCGACAAGGTGATGGTGTGCCTGTCCGGTGGCAAGGACTCCTACACGATGCTCGACCTGCTGCTGTCGCTGCAGGTCAAGGCGCCGGTGCGCTTCGAGTTGATTGCGGTGAATCTGGATCAGAAGCAGCCGGACTTCCCCGAGCATGTCCTGCCGGAATACCTGCGTGGGCGTGGCGTGCCCTTCCATATCATCGAGCAGGACACCTACAGCACGGTCACGCGGGTGATTCCCGCCGGCAAGACCATGTGCAGCCTGTGCTCGCGCCTGCGGCGCGGCGCGCTGTATCGCTGGGCATCGGAAAACGGCATCACCAAGATCGCGCTGGGGCATCATCGAGACGATATTCTGGGGACGTTTTTCCTGAACCTGTTCTACCAGGGCAGCCTCAAGGCGATGCCGCCCAAGCTGCGCTCGGACGACGGCAGCCACGTGGTGATCCGTCCGATGGCGTATTGCAAGGAAAGCGATATCGCCGAATACGCGCAGGCGCGCGAATTTCCGATCATTCCCTGTAACCTGTGCGGCTCGCAGGAAAATCTCCAGCGCAAGGCGGTCAAGCGCATGCTGGAAGACTGGGAGCGTCAGCAGCCCGGGCGCAGCGAGACGATTTTTCGCGCGCTGGGCAATGTCGCGCCGTCGCAGCTGACCGACCGCGCCCTGTTCGATTTCGCTTCGCTTGGTGCGCGGGTGGATGCACCGCCAGTCGATATCCATGCATGGCTGGCCGGAACCTCCGATGACGCGTAA
- a CDS encoding alpha/beta hydrolase has protein sequence MNTNNPVTSSTQRPLWQRMLIRRLKFLAIVAVVLGVAFGGSYLFAPQWLMRADAARQAMAAHLETHSVDVGDTHWVYYESGQGSITLVMLHGFGADRNVWLKQAKILGEHFHVIIPDLPGWGESTRVDGASYNIDAQAARLNDFVTALRLQRFVLVGHSMGGAIAGVYAAEHPEHVAELVLMDSLGLKTTPNDFTRAGLAGKNLFDYDDRAGFERATALTFATPPQVPGRIVDVLVKRNIANRAFNDKVFNELRDESQYLSLQNRLDKLTMPVLGLWCHDDKVMDISGLDSLRNGLKNSSAISSSILNGCNHMPLLEKPDEVARIITSFALSH, from the coding sequence ATGAATACGAACAACCCCGTTACCTCCTCCACGCAACGCCCGCTGTGGCAGCGCATGCTGATCCGTCGCCTGAAGTTTCTCGCCATCGTGGCGGTCGTGCTTGGCGTCGCGTTCGGCGGCAGCTACCTGTTCGCCCCGCAATGGCTGATGCGCGCCGATGCCGCGCGACAAGCGATGGCCGCGCATCTGGAAACGCACTCGGTCGACGTGGGCGACACGCACTGGGTTTATTACGAAAGCGGCCAGGGCAGCATCACGCTGGTCATGCTGCATGGCTTTGGCGCAGACAGGAATGTCTGGCTCAAGCAGGCCAAGATTCTCGGCGAACACTTCCACGTGATCATCCCCGACCTGCCGGGCTGGGGCGAATCCACACGCGTGGACGGTGCCAGCTACAACATCGATGCGCAGGCGGCACGTCTGAACGACTTTGTCACCGCACTGCGCTTGCAGCGCTTCGTGTTGGTTGGCCATTCGATGGGTGGTGCGATCGCCGGCGTGTATGCGGCCGAGCATCCCGAGCACGTGGCCGAACTGGTGCTGATGGATTCGCTCGGGTTGAAGACCACCCCCAACGACTTCACCCGTGCCGGCCTGGCCGGCAAGAATCTGTTCGACTACGACGACCGTGCCGGTTTCGAGCGCGCCACCGCGCTGACCTTCGCTACACCACCGCAAGTGCCTGGCCGTATCGTCGATGTGCTGGTCAAGCGCAACATCGCCAACCGCGCGTTCAACGACAAGGTCTTCAACGAACTGCGCGATGAGTCGCAATACCTGTCCCTGCAGAATCGCCTGGACAAGCTCACCATGCCGGTGCTTGGTCTGTGGTGCCATGACGACAAGGTCATGGACATATCGGGACTGGACAGTCTGCGCAATGGCTTGAAGAACTCCAGCGCGATCAGCTCGAGCATCTTGAACGGTTGCAATCACATGCCGCTGTTGGAAAAGCCCGATGAGGTGGCGCGCATCATCACTTCCTTCGCCTTGTCGCACTGA
- a CDS encoding M1 family metallopeptidase: MRLLPVFTIAAFVLPVAAYAADPHSYAQPDMVRVSHLDLDLKLDFTKRELDGQATLKLDWKNPKAKDLVLDTRDLKIASIEAVAADGKTSPLKYALAPRDKELGSKLTIQAPKHPGQVRIVYTTVPEASGLQWLTPAQTADKKLPFMFSQSESIHARSWVPLQDSPAIRFTYKAHVSAPKEVRVAMSALNDAKHPLDGDFSFEQPHPIPSYLLAIAAGDLQVKETGPRSAIYAEPSIVGKAAHEFEDTEKLIETTEKLYGPYAWGRYDILVLPPSFPYGGMENPNMTFATPTVLVGDKSLVSLVSHELAHSWSGNLVTSAAWRDIWLNEGFTTYVQGRITEAVYGKALADEEALLSARGLQKELEHMPANSQKLAPDPHGVGADDSLSDVAYSKGSWFLRTLEQRFGRDVFDAYLKGYFAHFAFQSIDTEQMLDYLKPNLIDKYPGKMSWDEVKEWVYEPGVPKNAPLPDSPRFTAIDKERADFLAGTLDASKLDAKGWNTQEWMYFLDRLPDVAPLDKLKQLDAAWHLTGTPNAEIGMRWYSHAIAAGDKDVWPAAAEHMTRIGRLYLTLPLYKSLVATPDGLAFAQQVYDKAKAGYHPLTQQAVEGVLAKAKKGDKKS, encoded by the coding sequence ATGCGCCTGTTGCCTGTCTTCACGATCGCCGCGTTCGTATTGCCCGTAGCCGCCTACGCCGCCGACCCGCACTCGTACGCTCAGCCGGACATGGTCCGGGTGAGCCATCTGGATCTCGATCTGAAACTGGACTTCACCAAGCGGGAGCTGGATGGCCAGGCCACGCTGAAGCTGGACTGGAAGAACCCGAAGGCAAAGGACCTCGTGCTCGATACGCGCGACCTGAAGATCGCCAGCATCGAGGCCGTGGCCGCCGACGGCAAGACCAGCCCGCTGAAGTACGCCCTGGCGCCGCGCGACAAGGAACTGGGCAGCAAGCTGACCATCCAGGCGCCCAAGCACCCCGGCCAGGTTCGCATCGTGTACACCACGGTGCCGGAGGCGTCGGGCCTGCAATGGCTGACCCCGGCCCAGACGGCGGACAAGAAACTGCCTTTCATGTTCTCGCAGTCCGAATCCATCCATGCACGCTCCTGGGTGCCGCTGCAGGACTCGCCGGCGATTCGCTTTACGTATAAGGCGCATGTCAGCGCACCCAAGGAAGTACGCGTCGCGATGAGCGCGCTCAACGACGCCAAGCATCCGCTCGACGGCGATTTCAGCTTCGAGCAGCCGCATCCGATTCCGTCCTATCTGCTGGCCATCGCCGCCGGCGATCTGCAGGTGAAGGAGACCGGCCCTCGCTCGGCCATCTACGCCGAACCGAGCATCGTCGGCAAAGCCGCGCATGAATTCGAAGACACCGAAAAGCTGATCGAAACCACCGAGAAGCTGTACGGCCCGTATGCCTGGGGTCGCTACGACATCCTGGTGCTGCCGCCTTCATTCCCGTACGGCGGCATGGAAAACCCGAATATGACCTTCGCCACGCCCACCGTATTGGTCGGCGACAAGAGCCTGGTCTCGCTGGTGTCGCATGAGCTCGCGCATTCGTGGTCGGGCAACCTGGTGACCAGCGCCGCGTGGCGCGACATCTGGTTGAACGAAGGCTTCACCACCTATGTGCAGGGCCGTATCACCGAAGCCGTCTACGGCAAGGCGCTGGCCGACGAAGAAGCGCTGCTGTCGGCACGCGGGCTGCAGAAGGAGCTCGAGCACATGCCGGCGAACTCGCAGAAGCTCGCACCCGATCCGCACGGTGTCGGTGCAGACGATTCGCTTTCCGACGTGGCCTACTCGAAGGGTTCGTGGTTCCTGCGCACGCTTGAGCAACGCTTTGGCCGTGACGTGTTCGACGCCTACCTGAAGGGGTATTTCGCCCACTTTGCGTTCCAGAGCATCGATACCGAGCAAATGCTCGATTACTTGAAGCCCAACCTGATCGACAAATACCCGGGCAAGATGAGCTGGGACGAAGTGAAGGAGTGGGTCTACGAGCCGGGCGTGCCGAAGAACGCGCCTCTGCCCGACTCGCCGCGCTTCACCGCCATCGACAAGGAACGCGCCGACTTCCTCGCCGGCACGCTCGATGCGTCCAAGCTGGACGCCAAGGGCTGGAACACGCAGGAATGGATGTACTTCCTCGACCGTCTGCCCGACGTAGCGCCGCTGGACAAGCTCAAGCAGCTCGATGCCGCGTGGCACCTCACCGGTACGCCGAACGCCGAGATCGGCATGCGCTGGTACAGCCATGCCATCGCCGCCGGCGACAAGGACGTATGGCCGGCCGCCGCCGAACATATGACCCGGATCGGTCGCCTGTACCTCACGCTCCCGCTGTACAAGTCGCTGGTCGCCACGCCTGACGGTCTGGCCTTTGCCCAGCAAGTCTATGACAAGGCCAAGGCCGGTTATCACCCGCTGACGCAGCAGGCCGTGGAAGGCGTGCTCGCCAAGGCAAAGAAAGGCGACAAGAAGTCGTGA
- a CDS encoding DUF6624 domain-containing protein, translated as MKASARLAWTALCFALMSTAMAAQTVVPTQPALHDALIALDNTPGTALDAAAVHRLKALIGQYGWPTVKNAGRDGVDAIGDLTERAGIDEDFQGDAESHFASRIGIDIDALAFAALNDRIEVAHQRPQQFGTLLALEKGKVVTSPAIKASTANAYRDSAGLLFLDVYLKQVQTQVDGGKSLADAAAIPRLSTENHPVSNPQLRTDLHEMVSSEQVARTTYVMKGMKEGSAEQKRIIAIDAAHLPRIKAIFDKVGFPDAAMVGRSGVSNFFLLVQHADRDPAFQAKVLEKAEPLMRNGELSRQQFALLTDRVLLAQGKKQRYGSQVEVKDGRSVPLPMEDAAHVDEQRATMGLEPLDDYLKESDAMYAPATAASSH; from the coding sequence ATGAAAGCTTCAGCAAGACTGGCATGGACGGCGCTCTGTTTTGCGCTGATGTCGACCGCGATGGCTGCGCAGACGGTCGTCCCAACCCAACCCGCATTGCACGATGCCCTGATTGCGCTGGATAACACCCCCGGTACCGCGCTCGACGCCGCTGCCGTGCATCGCCTCAAGGCCTTGATCGGCCAATACGGCTGGCCGACCGTCAAGAACGCCGGGCGTGACGGCGTCGACGCCATTGGCGACCTGACCGAACGTGCGGGCATCGACGAAGATTTTCAGGGCGACGCCGAATCGCACTTCGCCTCGCGCATCGGCATCGACATCGATGCCCTCGCCTTCGCCGCGCTCAATGATCGCATCGAGGTGGCACACCAACGGCCGCAGCAATTCGGCACGCTGCTGGCGCTCGAGAAAGGCAAGGTAGTGACATCACCCGCGATCAAGGCATCGACGGCGAACGCGTATCGCGACTCGGCCGGCCTGCTCTTTTTGGACGTCTATCTGAAACAGGTACAAACCCAGGTCGACGGCGGCAAATCGCTCGCCGACGCCGCGGCCATTCCGCGCCTTTCGACAGAGAACCATCCGGTAAGCAACCCGCAGCTGCGAACCGATCTGCATGAAATGGTGTCGTCGGAACAAGTCGCACGAACGACCTATGTCATGAAAGGCATGAAAGAGGGTTCGGCCGAACAGAAACGCATCATAGCGATCGATGCGGCACACCTGCCACGCATCAAGGCGATCTTCGACAAGGTTGGCTTTCCCGATGCCGCCATGGTCGGACGCAGCGGCGTCTCCAACTTCTTCCTGCTTGTCCAACATGCGGACCGGGATCCTGCATTCCAGGCCAAGGTGCTGGAAAAGGCCGAGCCGCTCATGCGTAACGGCGAACTGTCACGTCAACAGTTTGCCCTGCTGACCGACCGCGTCTTGCTGGCACAGGGCAAGAAACAGCGCTACGGCTCGCAGGTCGAGGTCAAGGATGGCCGCAGCGTGCCGCTACCGATGGAAGACGCCGCGCATGTCGACGAGCAGCGCGCGACTATGGGCCTGGAACCTCTGGACGACTACCTGAAAGAATCGGACGCGATGTACGCGCCCGCAACAGCCGCAAGCAGCCATTGA
- a CDS encoding recombination-associated protein RdgC, with amino-acid sequence MFFRNLTLFRFSPAVAEDLNRLDEVLGEHRLRPCGPLEMGTKGFVPPVGRGEEAAMTHAVKACTLVTVGSEDKLLPSAVVNDELQRKVQKIAEEEGRKVGGRERKRIKEDLLTELLPRAFVRSSRMSAYVDKRHGWLVLDTSSRKSAENALTQMREALGSFPAVPLAPEEGPRVLMTDWLATGNLPGGLALGDECELRDPATATGAIARCRRQDLESEEVKEHLRNGKQVFQLGLTFDERISFVLGEDLIVRKMKFLDAVLDEMGDSQQDAAAEMDARFALLTLELERLLGKLEEWFGLPRPADA; translated from the coding sequence ATGTTCTTCCGCAATCTCACGCTGTTCCGCTTTTCTCCCGCCGTTGCCGAAGATCTCAATCGCCTCGATGAGGTGCTGGGCGAGCATCGTCTGCGTCCCTGTGGTCCTCTGGAAATGGGCACCAAGGGTTTCGTGCCGCCGGTAGGGCGGGGTGAGGAAGCTGCGATGACTCATGCGGTCAAGGCATGCACGCTGGTGACGGTTGGCAGCGAGGACAAGCTGCTGCCTTCGGCCGTGGTCAACGACGAGTTGCAGCGCAAGGTGCAGAAGATCGCCGAGGAAGAAGGGCGCAAGGTGGGTGGCCGCGAACGCAAGCGGATCAAGGAAGACCTGCTCACCGAACTGCTGCCGCGCGCCTTCGTGCGCAGCTCGCGCATGTCCGCCTATGTCGACAAGCGCCATGGCTGGCTGGTGCTCGACACCTCCAGCCGGAAGTCGGCGGAAAACGCACTGACCCAGATGCGCGAAGCACTGGGTAGCTTCCCGGCCGTGCCGCTGGCGCCCGAAGAAGGCCCGCGCGTGCTGATGACCGACTGGTTGGCCACCGGCAATCTGCCCGGCGGCCTGGCCCTGGGTGACGAATGCGAGCTGCGCGACCCGGCGACCGCCACCGGCGCCATCGCCCGCTGCCGCCGTCAGGACCTGGAAAGCGAGGAGGTGAAGGAGCACCTGCGTAATGGCAAACAGGTGTTTCAGCTCGGTCTCACCTTCGATGAGCGCATCAGCTTCGTGCTTGGCGAGGACCTCATCGTCCGCAAGATGAAGTTCCTGGACGCGGTCCTGGACGAGATGGGCGATAGCCAGCAGGACGCCGCAGCCGAGATGGACGCTCGTTTTGCCCTGCTCACCCTGGAGCTGGAGCGCCTGCTGGGCAAGCTGGAAGAGTGGTTCGGGCTGCCACGCCCAGCCGATGCCTGA
- a CDS encoding HlyD family secretion protein — protein sequence MKSQSILRVAITALVVVMAAFLGHALWRHYIYSPWTRDGRVRAEVVRIAPDVSGLVTKVPVYDNDFVHKGDLLMEIDQERYRNAVSLAQANLASAEANARAAGANINAALAAAAARKAEFQMRREQSDRREKLGELIAKEDRADAASTANSALASWQQAQAGGNQANAARAQAQAAVEQAQVSLDLATLNLERTAVRAPVDGYVTNLDVRVGDYAATGSPRMALIDSHSYYIYGYFEETKIPHLRIGDPVKIRLMSGGTRLDGKIIGVARGITDADNPTGTDLLAKVNPTFNWVRLAQRVPVRIAIDTDHMPEGTLLAAGMTATIEVQPR from the coding sequence ATGAAGAGTCAATCCATACTTCGCGTTGCGATCACGGCCCTGGTGGTCGTCATGGCGGCCTTTCTCGGTCACGCCTTGTGGCGGCACTACATCTACTCGCCGTGGACGCGCGACGGGCGCGTGCGCGCGGAAGTGGTACGGATCGCGCCCGATGTGTCGGGGCTGGTGACCAAGGTGCCGGTGTACGACAACGATTTCGTACACAAGGGCGACCTGCTGATGGAAATCGACCAGGAGCGTTACCGCAATGCGGTGTCGCTGGCGCAGGCCAACCTCGCGTCGGCCGAAGCCAATGCGCGTGCGGCCGGCGCCAATATCAACGCGGCGCTCGCTGCTGCTGCGGCACGCAAGGCGGAGTTCCAGATGCGCCGGGAGCAATCCGATCGCCGCGAAAAACTGGGCGAGCTGATCGCTAAGGAAGACCGCGCCGATGCGGCATCTACCGCCAACTCCGCCCTGGCCAGCTGGCAGCAGGCGCAGGCCGGTGGCAATCAGGCGAATGCGGCGCGTGCGCAGGCGCAGGCGGCGGTGGAGCAGGCGCAAGTATCGCTGGATCTGGCTACGTTGAACCTGGAGCGCACCGCCGTGCGCGCGCCGGTCGATGGCTATGTCACCAACCTGGACGTGCGCGTCGGCGATTACGCCGCCACTGGCAGTCCGCGCATGGCGCTTATCGATAGCCACAGTTATTACATCTACGGCTATTTCGAGGAAACCAAGATTCCGCACCTGCGTATCGGCGACCCGGTGAAGATTCGGCTGATGAGCGGTGGCACGCGCCTGGATGGCAAGATCATCGGCGTCGCCCGCGGCATCACCGATGCGGACAATCCCACGGGTACCGATCTGCTGGCCAAGGTCAATCCGACATTTAACTGGGTGCGTCTGGCGCAGCGCGTTCCGGTGCGTATTGCGATCGATACGGATCACATGCCTGAAGGAACATTGCTGGCGGCGGGGATGACGGCGACGATCGAGGTGCAGCCGCGGTAG